The following coding sequences are from one Devosia neptuniae window:
- a CDS encoding FGGY-family carbohydrate kinase — translation MTTPRFIAVIDIGKTNAKVVLIDRDDARQIGARSTPNTVKRDGLYPHADVERLWAFILQSLGELHAEHGIDGISITTHGATAALIGDDGLALPVLDYEHGAPGDVAGYAEARPDFSETLSPRLPNGLNLGAQIFWQSRAFPEQFAQVRQILTYPQYYAWRLTGLAASEVTSLGCHTDLWAPDKADFSSLVSNEGWRGLFPAVKPAASVLGNLLPELAAATRLPATTPVTCGIHDSNASLVPHLGTRQAPFTILSTGTWAIAMTVGGDTGRLDSERDSLANVDAFGRPVPTARFMGGREFDMLVPGAVEPSEADIAKVIVAEIQALPSFTPGVGPYPHHEGRWTQDPAGLSIGERSAAVALYLALVTRQCLDLSGLGREIVIEGPLARNTLFGRALSTLAGVPVTASGDATGTSLGAAMLFGGQAGTAKAGVMLEPLATDGFDAYARSWLAKL, via the coding sequence ATGACCACGCCCCGTTTCATCGCCGTCATCGATATCGGCAAGACCAATGCCAAAGTGGTGTTGATCGACCGCGACGACGCGCGACAGATCGGGGCGCGCAGCACGCCCAATACGGTCAAGCGCGACGGGCTTTATCCGCATGCCGATGTGGAGCGGCTGTGGGCGTTCATTCTGCAGAGCCTTGGCGAATTGCATGCCGAACACGGCATTGATGGCATTTCGATCACCACGCATGGCGCGACCGCCGCGCTGATTGGGGATGATGGGCTGGCCCTGCCCGTGCTCGATTATGAGCACGGTGCGCCGGGGGATGTGGCTGGCTATGCCGAGGCACGGCCCGATTTCAGCGAGACCTTGTCGCCACGCCTGCCGAATGGGCTCAATCTTGGGGCGCAGATTTTTTGGCAGAGCCGGGCTTTTCCCGAGCAGTTTGCGCAGGTGCGACAGATTCTGACCTATCCGCAATATTATGCCTGGCGGCTGACCGGGTTGGCGGCGAGCGAAGTGACGTCGCTGGGCTGCCACACGGATTTGTGGGCGCCGGACAAGGCGGATTTTTCCTCGCTGGTGAGCAATGAGGGCTGGCGTGGACTGTTTCCGGCGGTGAAGCCGGCTGCGTCGGTTTTGGGTAATCTGCTGCCGGAACTGGCGGCGGCGACTCGGCTGCCGGCGACGACGCCGGTCACTTGCGGCATTCACGATTCCAATGCGTCGCTGGTGCCGCATCTGGGAACGCGGCAGGCGCCGTTCACGATTTTGTCCACCGGGACCTGGGCCATTGCCATGACGGTGGGCGGGGATACGGGGCGGCTGGATTCCGAGCGGGACAGCCTGGCCAATGTGGACGCCTTTGGCCGGCCGGTGCCGACGGCACGCTTTATGGGCGGGCGGGAATTCGACATGTTGGTGCCGGGGGCGGTCGAGCCATCCGAGGCTGATATTGCCAAGGTCATCGTAGCGGAAATTCAGGCGTTGCCGAGCTTTACGCCCGGTGTGGGGCCCTACCCCCATCATGAGGGGCGCTGGACGCAAGATCCGGCTGGCTTGAGCATTGGCGAGCGCAGTGCGGCGGTGGCGCTGTATCTGGCGCTGGTCACGCGGCAATGCCTCGATTTGAGCGGGCTGGGGCGCGAGATCGTCATCGAGGGGCCGCTGGCGCGCAACACGCTGTTCGGGCGGGCGCTGTCGACACTGGCAGGTGTGCCAGTGACCGCGTCCGGTGACGCGACCGGGACAAGCCTGGGCGCGGCCATGCTGTTTGGTGGGCAGGCCGGAACGGCAAAGGCAGGCGTGATGCTGGAACCACTCGCGACAGACGGCTTTGATGCTTATGCCAGGAGTTGGCTCGCCAAGCTCTGA